A single region of the Gracilibacillus caseinilyticus genome encodes:
- a CDS encoding L-lactate permease yields MMTIVALTPILAVFLFLVILRMPAMKAMPISLVVTAVLAFFFWKVPAIQISASIMEGVLIGVSILYIVFGAILLLNTLQKSGAIDTIRTFFMGVTPDRRVQSILIAWLFGAFIEGSAGFGTPAAIVAPLLVVLGFPPLASVVLALIADSSPVSFGAVGTPIIVGVQQGLMEGGDIAPLAANFLGTTSLDTYTKTLASQVMQFDLITGTIMPLIMVVILTRYFGEEKSWKHGFVIWRFALFAGLSFTVPAFIVATVIGPEFPSIVGGLVGLVLVLFAIKKGWMLPKSPWDFGKRETWPAGWLGDLAIAEKEKMQSMSLVKAWMPYLSLGVLLVLSRLNALPFKQWLTSAKVGWENIFGTTISAVFEPLYLPGTIFLVVVVITFFYHKMSLGAFGQALSVSGKTLIGTSITLFTAVPMVRIFINSGVNHAGLESMPVELAYQASGLLGSSWPLMAPFIGALGSFISGSATFSNMMFSLFQFSVADHVGLDPTQIISLQVLGANAGNMICAVNVVAAASVVGLIGKEGQIIRMTLIPMVIYSIIAGIFAFLW; encoded by the coding sequence ATGATGACGATTGTAGCATTAACACCTATTTTGGCTGTTTTTCTCTTCTTGGTTATACTTCGAATGCCTGCGATGAAGGCGATGCCAATTAGTCTGGTGGTGACAGCTGTTCTTGCCTTTTTCTTTTGGAAGGTCCCTGCCATTCAGATTAGTGCATCAATTATGGAAGGCGTTTTAATTGGTGTTTCTATTTTATACATCGTATTCGGTGCCATCTTATTATTAAATACATTACAAAAAAGTGGCGCCATTGATACCATTCGAACTTTTTTCATGGGAGTAACTCCGGATCGACGCGTGCAGTCAATTCTGATTGCCTGGTTATTTGGCGCTTTTATTGAAGGATCTGCCGGATTCGGTACACCAGCGGCAATTGTGGCTCCGTTGTTAGTTGTGCTGGGATTTCCACCATTGGCTTCCGTGGTGCTGGCGTTGATTGCGGACAGCAGTCCTGTTTCATTTGGCGCGGTTGGTACGCCGATAATTGTCGGTGTTCAGCAAGGATTAATGGAAGGCGGAGACATCGCACCGTTAGCGGCTAATTTTTTAGGAACTACTTCGCTGGATACATACACCAAAACATTAGCCAGTCAAGTGATGCAGTTTGACCTTATTACAGGGACGATTATGCCATTGATTATGGTCGTCATCCTCACCCGTTATTTCGGTGAAGAAAAATCTTGGAAACACGGCTTCGTCATATGGCGCTTTGCTTTGTTTGCTGGCCTCAGTTTTACTGTGCCGGCGTTCATTGTCGCAACGGTGATCGGTCCAGAGTTTCCGTCCATTGTCGGTGGTTTGGTCGGATTGGTGCTTGTCCTTTTTGCGATTAAGAAAGGGTGGATGCTGCCGAAAAGCCCTTGGGATTTTGGCAAACGTGAAACATGGCCAGCTGGATGGCTGGGGGATCTGGCCATTGCTGAAAAAGAAAAAATGCAATCCATGTCGTTAGTAAAAGCGTGGATGCCTTATTTATCACTTGGTGTATTATTAGTGCTGAGCAGATTGAACGCACTCCCATTCAAACAATGGCTGACAAGCGCTAAAGTAGGATGGGAAAATATTTTTGGAACGACGATATCGGCCGTCTTTGAACCGCTATATTTACCTGGAACGATTTTTCTGGTCGTCGTGGTCATCACCTTTTTTTACCATAAAATGAGTCTGGGCGCATTTGGCCAAGCATTGTCTGTGTCAGGAAAAACGTTAATCGGAACGTCGATTACGCTGTTCACCGCTGTTCCGATGGTGCGCATTTTTATTAATTCCGGTGTGAATCATGCCGGATTGGAAAGCATGCCTGTCGAGCTCGCCTATCAAGCCTCGGGTTTACTAGGGAGCAGCTGGCCATTGATGGCGCCGTTTATTGGTGCCCTAGGTTCCTTTATCTCTGGTAGTGCGACCTTTAGTAATATGATGTTCTCCTTATTCCAGTTTTCCGTTGCCGATCATGTTGGGCTCGATCCAACTCAGATCATCAGCCTGCAAGTTTTAGGTGCAAACGCTGGCAACATGATTTGCGCCGTTAATGTAGTAGCAGCAGCCTCCGTCGTTGGATTAATCGGAAAAGAAGGGCAAATCATCCGCATGACACTCATTCCAATGGTGATCTATTCCATAATCGCCGGCATATTCGCATTTCTCTGGTAA
- a CDS encoding putative bifunctional diguanylate cyclase/phosphodiesterase encodes MHKEMKNLLGILVLITAIYYLLLTLLEAESLLRDVLSIAVPVVAVSISGRWIYQAYRQSDQIQRRFWMWIGLSLAAFVAANLIWLFEILVSGENSFPALSLVAWFAAYSLLLLAVLHKIKLIETDVSTSPFLFNIFIFMIFITVICIHYLFQPVIFYADHSLWLQGIIIALQVCLLVIMFGITTLYYLILFSKQRGAMTFLIAGVFFHILAIMLLVIAEMNQWKAWYDLIDALWLFSLLLIGTSAKLTHLQLPTMDWNRFKNEERKVTFFPYLSVLVLMLFLLQSYHWEWNALSIGLMIVFIMLVARQLLVMKKNTQLVREYRYLAYHDALTGLKNRVSFTEDSKKLRKKGQPLAVLLMDLDRFKNINDSLGHQAGDQVLLEAAIRLRKVVEGGAEVYRIGGDEFIMLVPHASVEKMKEVSNAILAVFSSSFHLEQYEVSLTPSIGISFYPEDALTEEQLMKHADAAMYQAKRLGKNRYYFFDEVLHRRIMRKLTLEMKLEKAIVEDQFTLVYQPIVRLASDTPVGVEALVRWDHPTMGDVSPTEFIPVAEETGQIHKIGEWVLRKACLEIKQLHEAGYHDLTVAVNVSPKQLERRFVKTVENVLEETGLPPQYLELEIIESLMQNIDTSKMILQSLHDLGIGIVIDDFGTGYSSLYLLKELPIDKLKIDKHFIKGVEDKTSLAIVKTMVDIGANLHLKVVAEGIEAEWQRNILHRLYCDYGQGYYYSEPVSLKDLKKYIRS; translated from the coding sequence GTGCATAAGGAGATGAAAAATTTATTAGGGATACTGGTGCTGATTACAGCTATCTATTATTTACTGTTGACCTTGTTGGAAGCGGAGTCCCTTCTACGTGATGTCCTGTCGATAGCTGTGCCGGTAGTGGCCGTATCCATAAGTGGCAGATGGATTTATCAAGCATACCGCCAATCGGATCAAATCCAGCGACGATTTTGGATGTGGATAGGCTTATCGCTGGCAGCATTTGTGGCAGCAAACCTAATCTGGCTTTTCGAAATACTCGTGAGTGGAGAAAATAGTTTTCCAGCTCTGTCTTTGGTAGCCTGGTTTGCAGCATACAGTCTGTTATTGCTTGCCGTTTTACATAAAATTAAATTGATCGAAACGGATGTGTCGACGAGTCCGTTTTTGTTCAATATTTTCATCTTTATGATTTTTATCACCGTTATTTGTATTCATTATCTTTTTCAACCGGTTATTTTTTACGCGGATCATTCGTTGTGGTTACAGGGAATTATTATTGCTTTACAGGTTTGCTTATTAGTAATCATGTTCGGCATTACGACATTATACTATTTAATCTTGTTCAGTAAGCAAAGAGGGGCCATGACATTCTTAATCGCTGGTGTTTTTTTTCATATCTTGGCGATTATGTTATTGGTGATTGCAGAAATGAATCAATGGAAGGCTTGGTATGATCTTATTGATGCATTATGGTTATTTTCCTTGCTCTTGATTGGTACCTCAGCGAAACTGACACATCTTCAGCTACCAACTATGGATTGGAATCGCTTCAAAAATGAAGAACGAAAGGTTACTTTTTTTCCTTATTTATCGGTGTTAGTCCTTATGCTGTTCTTGTTGCAAAGTTATCACTGGGAATGGAATGCGCTTAGCATCGGCTTAATGATTGTCTTTATCATGCTGGTAGCAAGGCAGCTGTTGGTGATGAAAAAGAATACACAACTGGTTCGCGAATACCGTTATCTTGCTTATCATGATGCATTAACCGGATTAAAAAATCGTGTCAGTTTTACCGAAGATTCTAAGAAATTACGTAAAAAGGGTCAGCCGCTTGCTGTTCTGTTAATGGACCTTGATCGCTTCAAGAATATTAATGATAGTCTTGGACATCAGGCTGGTGATCAAGTCTTGCTTGAAGCGGCGATACGTCTGCGCAAAGTTGTGGAGGGAGGCGCGGAGGTATACAGGATTGGTGGCGATGAGTTTATTATGCTGGTTCCTCATGCTTCGGTGGAGAAAATGAAGGAAGTATCCAATGCCATTCTGGCTGTCTTTTCCAGTTCTTTTCACCTGGAACAATACGAAGTTAGTCTGACGCCCAGTATAGGCATCAGCTTTTATCCGGAAGATGCGTTGACTGAAGAGCAGCTGATGAAGCATGCTGATGCGGCGATGTATCAGGCAAAGCGTCTCGGTAAGAATCGTTACTACTTTTTTGATGAAGTATTGCACCGACGAATCATGCGTAAGCTGACCTTAGAGATGAAACTAGAAAAGGCAATAGTGGAGGATCAATTTACGCTGGTTTATCAGCCGATTGTCCGTCTTGCCTCTGATACGCCGGTTGGGGTGGAAGCATTGGTAAGATGGGATCATCCGACTATGGGGGATGTATCGCCAACGGAATTTATTCCGGTTGCAGAGGAAACCGGCCAAATACATAAAATTGGGGAATGGGTTTTACGTAAGGCTTGTCTGGAGATAAAACAGCTGCATGAAGCGGGCTACCATGACTTAACCGTGGCCGTGAATGTGTCGCCAAAACAGCTAGAGCGTCGTTTTGTGAAAACAGTGGAAAATGTCTTGGAAGAAACCGGATTACCGCCACAATACCTGGAATTAGAAATCATTGAGAGTCTCATGCAAAATATTGATACGTCAAAAATGATACTGCAGTCCTTGCATGATTTAGGAATCGGTATTGTGATTGATGATTTCGGCACAGGGTATTCCTCACTCTATCTGCTAAAGGAGCTGCCGATCGATAAATTAAAGATCGATAAACATTTCATTAAAGGTGTAGAGGACAAAACCAGTTTGGCAATTGTCAAAACAATGGTCGATATTGGTGCCAATCTTCATTTGAAGGTAGTGGCGGAAGGAATCGAAGCGGAGTGGCAGCGAAATATTTTACATCGTCTGTATTGTGATTATGGACAAGGTTATTATTACTCGGAGCCCGTTTCCTTGAAGGATTTAAAAAAGTATATCCGATCATAA
- a CDS encoding NAD(P)H-quinone oxidoreductase, with protein MKAVITKEPGGADQLTYVEQNDPTVASGDMLIEVHATAVNRTDILNREGKIGYAENPIIGVEIAGVVVDPNGHDQFTVGERVMGLVNGGGYAEKVAMPVDRAMSIPSDLSFEQAAAIPEVFLTAYQTLYWIGKLQKSETVLIHAGGSGVGTAAIQLAKKLSNARVIVTAGSEEKVDFCKKLGADVAINYKTQAFEEEVLQATDQKGADVILDFVGASYWQKNYRSIAVDGRWVLIGVLGGSKVDSISLMDLMAKRIQLTGTLLTPRSDPYKAELSDDFLKKTSEYFEDKSIKPVVDQVFPIEEVADAHRHMESNKNIGKIILKVR; from the coding sequence ATGAAAGCAGTAATAACAAAAGAACCAGGTGGTGCAGATCAACTCACCTATGTTGAACAAAATGATCCAACAGTAGCTTCAGGAGATATGCTAATAGAAGTGCATGCTACAGCGGTGAATCGTACCGATATTTTAAACCGTGAAGGGAAAATAGGCTATGCGGAGAATCCGATCATTGGCGTCGAGATCGCTGGCGTTGTCGTAGATCCGAATGGCCATGATCAGTTTACCGTCGGAGAACGTGTGATGGGATTGGTCAACGGTGGTGGGTATGCAGAAAAAGTAGCCATGCCTGTTGATCGCGCGATGAGTATTCCATCCGATCTTTCGTTTGAACAAGCTGCAGCAATTCCGGAAGTGTTTTTGACCGCCTATCAAACGCTTTATTGGATCGGAAAATTGCAGAAAAGCGAAACCGTTCTGATTCATGCTGGTGGAAGTGGTGTCGGCACGGCGGCTATTCAACTAGCGAAGAAGCTGTCGAACGCCCGCGTTATCGTAACTGCTGGATCGGAAGAGAAAGTAGATTTTTGCAAGAAGCTCGGAGCGGATGTTGCAATCAATTACAAAACACAGGCATTCGAAGAAGAAGTATTACAAGCAACCGACCAAAAAGGTGCCGATGTCATTCTTGATTTTGTCGGTGCGAGTTACTGGCAGAAAAACTATCGAAGTATCGCTGTTGACGGACGCTGGGTGCTAATCGGTGTGTTAGGGGGCAGCAAGGTAGATTCCATTTCATTAATGGATTTGATGGCCAAACGAATTCAGCTCACCGGAACGTTGTTAACGCCAAGGAGTGATCCGTATAAAGCAGAATTATCAGATGACTTTCTGAAAAAGACAAGTGAATATTTTGAGGATAAGTCGATCAAGCCGGTAGTGGATCAAGTATTTCCAATTGAAGAAGTGGCAGATGCCCATCGCCATATGGAATCCAACAAAAACATCGGCAAAATTATTTTGAAAGTACGATAA
- the dat gene encoding D-amino-acid transaminase — MTEYMLWNHKIVERKQENALVSFEDRGYQFGDGVYEVIRLYDGKFHVLDWHLDRLFYSMEQLAIRPPFSRLEIKELLKRLVAANDFTVDGKLYLQVTRGMQPRDHVYAEDLDAIFYATVNKFDQPVEMWENGVRVTLQEDIRWLRCDIKSLNLLGNVLARTKAQRNGFYEPLFHRDGIVRECGASNFYMIKDGMIHTHPANNYILGGITRKKVIKLASELDIPVVEETFTVDELQKADECFLTATPMEVVPVTHIDENSVGNQAVGPVTRQLQQYYRKRVYDDVE; from the coding sequence GTGACGGAATATATGTTATGGAACCATAAAATAGTGGAAAGAAAGCAGGAAAACGCGCTCGTATCTTTTGAAGACCGTGGTTATCAGTTCGGTGATGGTGTATATGAGGTAATCCGTTTATATGATGGTAAGTTCCATGTGTTAGATTGGCATTTAGACCGTCTTTTTTATTCGATGGAGCAGTTAGCCATTCGTCCACCTTTTTCACGACTAGAGATCAAAGAGTTGTTGAAAAGACTTGTTGCGGCAAATGATTTTACAGTGGACGGAAAACTATATCTCCAAGTGACACGGGGAATGCAGCCACGCGACCATGTCTACGCAGAGGATCTGGATGCGATCTTTTATGCGACCGTAAACAAGTTCGATCAGCCTGTGGAGATGTGGGAGAACGGCGTACGTGTGACGTTACAGGAGGATATTCGCTGGCTTCGCTGTGATATTAAGTCTCTGAATTTATTAGGGAATGTGCTGGCGAGAACGAAGGCGCAGCGTAATGGATTCTACGAGCCGCTTTTTCACCGGGATGGAATTGTCAGAGAGTGTGGGGCTTCCAATTTTTATATGATAAAAGACGGAATGATACATACTCATCCTGCCAATAACTATATTCTTGGCGGTATCACCAGAAAAAAGGTAATCAAGTTAGCGTCAGAGCTTGATATCCCAGTCGTGGAAGAAACGTTTACTGTCGATGAACTGCAAAAGGCAGATGAGTGCTTTTTGACTGCCACACCTATGGAAGTGGTGCCGGTCACACATATTGACGAGAATTCGGTTGGAAACCAAGCGGTCGGTCCAGTCACCAGACAGTTACAGCAATATTATCGCAAACGTGTCTATGACGACGTGGAATAA